In Porites lutea chromosome 1, jaPorLute2.1, whole genome shotgun sequence, a single genomic region encodes these proteins:
- the LOC140947093 gene encoding uncharacterized protein has protein sequence MEAIFDDLYTQMPVMEFTELKKRLKELCEVVELADRMFSPLFFVTVGLYITIMCFNFYHIVNLPQGNPFMFLSVTLFWVLVTAALLAIIMVFGSTINEKVEGIQQVLQTLPVSSEEPGKILMLMLLIMDLQGQPRGLSIGGLTIINKSLSLTIVGLIVSYLAVILSLPKG, from the exons ATGGAAGCTATTTTCGATGACCTTTACACACAAATGCCAGTTATGGAATTTACAGAGCTGAAGAAAAGGCTTAAGGAGCTTTGCGAAGTAGTTGAGCTGGCTGACCGCATGTTTTCGCCCCTTTTTTTCGTAACCGTTGGTCTGTATATCACAATCATGTGTTTCAATTTCTACCACATTGTCAATTTACCTCAGGGAAATCCCTTTATGTTTCTTTCTGTTACGTTGTTCTGGGTCTTGGTTACAGCTGCACTTTTGGCAATAATTATGGTGTTCGGATCAACAATCAACGAAAAG GTGGAAGGCATTCAACAGGTTCTGCAAACATTGCCTGTTTCAAGCGAGGAGCCAGGAAAG atACTTATGTTAATGCTGTTGATTATGGATCTCCAAGGGCAACCCAGGGGACTTTCAATCGGTGGTCTCACAATTATTAACAAATCTCTTTCGTTAACG ATTGTTGGACTTATTGTGTCCTACTTAGCTGTGATCCTGTCCTTACCAAAAGGCTAA
- the LOC140935171 gene encoding ectonucleoside triphosphate diphosphohydrolase 1-like, translating into MKMLGTVLLVLCFTYGICTTEKQTGHVEYTILFDAGSSGTRMEITNFLSSGPSLKPSDVVQLDADPNKVKPGLDDLHDDPSKVEAYLMPLLEAAKKTIPKDKHSSTPIFLLATAGMRLLPDDQAEALLNEVRKLFNDKAKCPFLFQEDNDARIIKGWVEGIYCWVTINFLEGVFGADKKSFGALDLGGASHQNSWEFNNKTSSDVFTIEVAGSKYNIFSRSYLGYGQDQARETYLDFIAKGSNCSDDPTCVVKSPCHNKGFNDTLEFHGQKRIFEGTDQFDICDEIVHDLFFCHDSENLDKCPFSDQSKLEGKFYGISAIYYVLTDIGAVCSDCKINVATPRKVLTYAKSFCGKDYEDVKEDPYAKDNCFGSVYIYQLLTSGYKLSPSKIIKVATTLNGFDLSWTLGAVLHNSGILKE; encoded by the coding sequence atgaaaatgttggGAACAGTTCTGCTTGTGTTGTGTTTCACTTATGGCATTTGTACTACTGAAAAGCAAACTGGTCATGTCGAATACACAATTTTGTTCGATGCTGGATCTAGTGGAACACGGATGGAAATTACCAATTTCTTGAGCAGCGGTCCTTCTCTGAAACCTTCTGATGTAGTTCAGCTCGATGCAGATCCCAATAAAGTTAAACCTGGTCTTGACGACCTTCATGACGACCCTTCAAAAGTTGAAGCTTATCTGATGCCTTTACTGGAAGCGGCCAAGAAGACCATCCCAAAAGACAAGCATTCGTCCACTCCAATATTCTTGCTCGCGACTGCTGGAATGAGACTCTTGCCAGACGATCAGGCAGAGGCTCTTTTAAATGAAGTTAGAAAACTCTTTAACGATAAGGCAAAATGCCCCTTTTTGTTTCAGGAAGATAACGATGCTCGAATCATCAAGGGATGGGTTGAAGGGATCTACTGTTGGGTGACCATTAACTTTCTGGAGGGTGTTTTTGGTGCAGATAAGAAATCTTTTGGGGCATTAGATCTAGGAGGGGCATCTCATCAAAATAGCTGGGAGTTCAACAACAAAACTAGTTCTGATGTTTTTACGATAGAAGTAGCGGGAAGTAAGTACAACATTTTCTCTCGTAGCTATCTGGGGTATGGGCAAGACCAAGCTCGAGAAACGTACTTAGATTTCATTGCTAAAGGGTCAAACTGCAGTGATGATCCTACGTGTGTTGTTAAAAGTCCTTGTCATAACAAGGGGTTTAATGATACTCTAGAGTTTCATGGCCAAAAACGCATATTTGAGGGTACGGATCAGTTTGATATTTGCGATGAAATAGTTCACGACTTGTTCTTCTGCCATGATTCGGAAAACCTGGACAAGTGTCCTTTCTCTGACCAATCTAAATTAGAAGGAAAGTTTTACGGAATTTCGGCAATCTATTACGTGTTAACAGATATAGGGGCAGTGTGTTCTGACTGCAAAATTAATGTAGCTACCCCCAGGAAGGTGTTAACTTATGCCAAATCGTTTTGCGGCAAAGATTATGAAGATGTGAAAGAAGACCCTTACGCTAAAGATAATTGCTTTGGAAGTGTTTACATCTACCAACTTCTCACCTCAGGCTACAAGCTAAGCCCCTCTAAGATAATAAAAGTGGCTACCACTCTGAATGGGTTTGACTTAAGTTGGACCCTCGGGGCAGTGCTTCATAACTCAGGAATCCTAAAGGAATAA